The Plutella xylostella chromosome Z, ilPluXylo3.1, whole genome shotgun sequence region TGCCGGCGAAAAGCTTCCTGAAGAACGTTGGATGGAGCAAAAATTAGACCATTTTTCACCAACAGACCTCAGGACTTGGAAGCAAGTAAGTTGATTGTAGGTTCAAATTAACTTTCGGTGGTGTGGTCCATGATAAATTTTGATCATAGTCATgcaggtaggtatttagtgttttttacccaatgtatttttttaaataaaccaaTGTTTTCCTTTCAGCGTTTACCCTCTGGCTCTATGCCTCTTTCTAAAGCCTTCTTATACCTATTTAGTTGCAAATTTGCGCTACTTGCAATGCCCCTACCCGAACCCCCACATCCCATGTGCAAGGTAACTATTTGACATTCAACAAaggttaagtacttataagtaacCTTTTCGTTTCagagatattttataaatgatacCTTTTTTGATTATGAAAATCCTGGTCCTATATTCATCATGATCGGAGGCGAAGGCCCTCTTGATGCAAGATGGATGGTCAAAGGTGCTTGGATTGAATATGCTCAGAAATTTAAAGCAATGTGTCTCTCTTTAGAGCACAGGTATTATGGAAAAAGCCATCCTACTGAGTAAGCACATTtcattatcatatttttttcctacataaatatacctacttatatgtatagacACTTTCAATATTATAGTTAAATCCAACTTGCAATGTTCTGAACATTTAGTAATACAATATACACAATATTTGCTATTAAtttctaaagttttatttcCCAGAGATTTAAGTACCAAGAACTTGCAGTATTTGTCATCTCATCAGGCTTTAGCAGATTTGgcaaattttataagtaccaaAACTAATGACTTCAAGTTGGTAAAAGAAGTAAAATGGATTGCCTTTGGTGGCTCTTATCCAGGTTCCCTGGCAGCCTGGTTGAGAATGAAGTACCCACATTTAGTACACGGGGCTATATCTTCAAGTGGGCCATTATTGGCTAAACTTAACTTCATGGGTCagtagtaaattatttttctttgttaaCAATTCACTATTTCTCCCATTATACTTGGCCAGTTCCCGCTACCTTGTCTGCTTTAGCATATTGCCAGATTTACAATACAGCCCTGGTAGCTCATTCGGGTAAGCACCTGCTTCTCttgccagagatgcgggtttgaATCCCGGCACTGACacataccaatgagttctttggaatttaagtacaatttatGATGACTAATGATGCTCTTTTAAtgttacaataatattgtttcaGAATATTTCCAGGTAGTTGTGCATGCCTTGAGCGAAAAGACACAAAGTGATGAGTGTGTGAATCAGGTTAAAGCTGCCCACAAACAAGTGGCCACACTCTTCAAGTCCAATCCAACAATAATTGAGAAAGAATTCAGGTTAGTTGCTATATAAAGATACTTATGAACTATGATAAATAAAGTGGACCCTGGTCAGATAATGAGACTTTCAGATTGACCTCTATAATGTTGATTTGTGTTGTTTAAGAGGGCAATGACCTTATTAAGTGTATTGATAAGGTGATGATAGAATGTTTGTGTTAGTTAGCTCATTCTCTTTTGTTATCTGGAGTCAATGTATTGCTTTATCTTTATTGGTAATTTATAAGACTCGCTGTTTCCTGTGACTCCACCTGCATTGTAAAATTTCAAGAATCAAATCAAACACCCCTTTCCAGTTTTCCCTGTAACCTATTTAACTCTACCATAATTCGCCAAATCGGCACCCGTCATTCTCAGGGACGGTTTTTAAACCCGTGCGTtgttaactcaaccattggtcaaaaatcgCAACAATCGCACATACTATGACAATGCTTGACAAGTGgcttgactaatggttaaagttgactacggatcaaaaaacgCACTTGcactattaataaatataacagtaTGAAGGGATAATATTTTATCCATTTACCAATAATATTCCACTATACATAACATCTaccttcataataatatttacattaaattatagttAATATTTCTTCTTTTTAGGGTCTGCAAACCTTTCTCTCAAGCAAGTGATAAGGACAAACGTAACTTCTTCAATGCGATCGCAGACGACTTTGCAGGCCTTGTGCAGTACAATGAAGATAACAGGATCGGGGCTAatgaaacatacaaaaaccTTACGATTAACACTGTAATTATTATGCTGCATTTTCTTAATTGGcacaaaaagtaaacaacaatctttgtgtggctttttaaatttttagaaaaccaggtttttaattaaaacaaaaaagccAATGAAATACTAACTAGCAAAACTTAAgtttatttgtacaataatatttttattaaaagacataccaagattgtttaccttttgtgccaAGTAAGAATGAATgcggtatttattattatccatTTGGAGGGCTGCATTACCAGTAGGCAAACAGTTGTCCCGTTACAAAGCGCGCATAAAACGGTCCAAATTGCGTAGTCAGCGCAAACGTTTCCAACTGTGAATACTCGCCATACTAAACCGATACGTCGCTAACTCAGTCATCAGCAGCgaacagtttgcctactgggaacAGTGAACATAGCGTAATCAGTGAtttcgattctgaaggcaaaaaattaaattttaacgctgtcaaactaaaaatgtTGCTAGCACAAAAATAGATTTACGGAAACACTCATAAAGTCGCATTTGAAACAACGAATTAAGGTTTTTACagctttagtgccaatttctccatagtcggctATCTAACGACCGACGAGTTACcattcatcaattatacgtcatctccatataaaattcatgaaagatgtgtcaaaagtcaaccactactccctggttatgttctaaccgactatggagaaattggcacttaaaattatacatactttctgccttcagaatcgacagtgactcattattaaatataagtgtTGTTACAGGTATGCCAGATGTTAACCGCTGATGGCGGACGCCCAGCCTACAAGAAATTGGCTGCATTCCACTCTATTATGTTGGATAAGACCAAAGAGCCATGCTTAGATTATTCATATAAAAGCATGATAGATGAAATGTCCAATACTCGATGGAGCAACGATAGCGGTAtgctaattttattttattttgcagaCATTTCACTATAGCATAGCCATTACCACCACCAGTATTTGATCATCTCAATAATTTCCAGGTCGCCAGTGGTTCTACCAAACCTGCACAGAGTTTGGTTTCTACCAAACTTCGTCGGCGGATGTGGCCGAGGTGTTTGGCAATCAGTTCACATTGGACTTTTTCACCCAGCAGTGTCAAGACGTTTTTGGACCAAAGTGAGTTTAGTATAcctttttaaatttagtttttgtcAATGAAATAAGAGGGACGTATGCCTTCGCGATCATAGtgtaagggtgggttgcaccattacagacgtcaaatctcttgaagattgatctgtCTCGCCAAGacatttgacgtttgtaatagttaaagttaaatggtgcaacccacacTAAGTCTCTTGGAGAGacagatcaatcttcaagagattttacgtctgtaataataataataatcattttatttcaaacaacaaggtccataattaattacataaaatcattaaaaataatagtaatagttaaagttaaatggtcttggtgcaacccaccctaagtgTAGCCAATTCCTAACCACATTGGTTTTGATTTGCCACTGACACGTGACTTTAAAGACGGATTGGTTTTGATTTGCCACTGACACGTGACTTTAAAGACGGATGTTCTGCTCAATACGTGTACTTCGTGTAATCGCAATCGCACACTTCATCTTTTAGATTCAACGAAAACTTCATCGAAGACGCCACTGTATTCACGAATACCGACTACGGAGCGCTGGATATCGACGCGAGCCGAGTGGTGTACGTGCACGGCACGGTCGACCCCTGGCACGCTCTCGGCATCACCAAGACTAGGGACCAATATGCCCCAGCCATATTGATCAAAGGTAAGTCAGTCTTTACTAATGCGCACCCTAGATGATCaattatattgcgcaatattgaaGATTGTGCGTTATAATTGATCATCTAGGGCTTCTAGGGTCTAGggttaatattgaagattgcgCAAACGTCATTTGGATACAAAACGCGTGTAGGGTGCGCCTTATGATGACAACATccaaattcataattttagaTCAAGCGCGCAGTacgttttttttcatttttaaccGGAAAAAGAGGGTTTAGTTAacgtgtgtatctgtctgtgttTGCGTAGCTttcaaacggctgaaccgattttcgtttttatgggggttttttctcgatgaaattactcgtagaatccgcccttaaagtttgtcgcgtccgaaaaacaacacactgtatacctactactttTAAATTCCTGActgatgtgtcaaaagtcaagcaataatccttGGTTATATATGGTCTAACCCGATGTGGAGAAACAGAGAGGGACAGCATgtatattttatctcacaagtagccactaaccagacgttgtggaacagggccttATTGTTTGATAGTAattgtattaattaagtaattatgtattatttagtcTAGTTTGGTAcagctaatttattttctcCTCAGGTACTGCTCACTGCGCTAACATGTACCCTTCAAGTGATAGTGACCTCTTGGAGTTGAAACGAGCTCGTCTTGATATTCAACAATTCATCAGTGTGTGGCTCGACATGCCTTAGTAATGTccatttgtataatatatatgtaattatatttttaagttagcGGTTTATAGTGTTTGCCCATTAAATATAGGGTCGGTGAGATTGTTGGTTATTACGATCTGTTACCCTTGAAAATTAAccgtacaaataaattatgtccGGGAATTTACCCAACCCtaataatttctttgtttttctaGGGTAGGGTTAATTCTCGGATATACCTTTCCCGACCCAGATAACCAGAGAGATCGATGCGAAAGAGTTTTTCAAACTAACGTGTCAGTGGATCATTCTTACTGGCAGAAAgatataagtatgtaagtgTGGTAATAAATAAGCAATATGAAAATATACCGGTTGTCATAGCTGGAAGTAGAATGGATGGAGTGCGACTACGACGGCGAGATAGTACGAGTATGGCTGCCATTtccatattgtttctttattctcGTTGCTTCTGGTTATTGTTGAATAGTTAATACGAGTACCTATTTCAGTTAGGAAGCGACAAAAATTCGTGTTCATGAGCGCGGGAATGGCAGCGATATTATAGTAATTGTCAGCAATTTCTAAACAATCTCATGAAACTTAGCACCCTCCCGTTTCATAAAGGCCTAGGATAACTTGAAACTCAAAATCCTACATcaagaaattataataatatccttTGCGTTTTGGTTAAGTACTAACACTAGCCCCTGTCTACTAGGGTTCCTCGCCGTTGTGTAAGGATGGGCCAGTCATATTAGCGTCCAACACCAGATTAATTCAATCGCACGCTCCAAGGACTTTTGTATGTAAAAATACTTGGAGCGCGCGATCGGAACGCGATTgatcgtatttttttcttatgtgcattttgtatgtaaatcGGTGACGGACAATAAGTGTGAACAGCTTCACTTAAAAATGTTCTGCCATTACGACACACGATAAAAATCTAGTGTCTCTAGTGGAAACGGGGGTAATCAATACTTGAACGACCGAATCTCGTTCTGCTAAACTCTAAATTCAGtgctttttttataaaagattTTACTATTTTACATCTATGATTTAGTTCTTTTTTTATGAGCTGTCAGTAAACTTCTCATCGTATCTCTCAACTGCAATGTCGTAGGTCTTTTTTACCTACATCCATTTGGTTTTTCTTCCTCGGGATCTTCGACCGGGGACGGAGAGCTGCAGTGCTCCGTTTCCAACGTCGTCTTTGGTATTGTACGTCTTTATTCTCATGATGTCTGATCCATCGTAATACTTAACCGATTCTTGAAGTTTGTGATCGTTCTGTAATACCTACCTCCGCACATTAGAATCCGCGCCACCACTGAGGTTTTCGGAAAAAGCGGGAATACTTGTTCATACGATCTGACACTAGTCCTATATGTGCAGCGCCACGTTTTTCGGACTTCAGTAATGGTACCGCGGACTCTAGCAATGAACTGTTCATTGCTAGAGTTATTATGAATATTAGAGTTCATTATgaacaatctgtcaaatctgacgtaccTTGTATGGATTTGACCAATGTATGATAGATAAGCGAAGCTGCTGAGGGATtgctattatatttattaaattgttgTATACttatgtgtcggtggtggtagtGTAGCTGAAGGTGGTGACAAGGATGTTCGTTTCGTACacatttattctattctatacagGGAGGGGGCGAAGTTCGTGTaagtggctctctcgagtggaacctttgtacatatacccttaatttcagctcagctAGCCTAGCTCCAGACtactcccgagtaaactggagcagcaagcgtgggtgttgcaatagctaGATAGGCGCTCTTTTGGTCCAAGAATATAATCTCGTTTCTGTAGTAGATAAATAAGATGTTAAATTGTTAGCTTGGAAATTTATGTATCAACTTAAGCTATAACTGCTTGTGGCTTAAGTTGATACATCAATTTCCATGTTTATCTGTAACCCGAATTTTATCCCCTTTTCTAGACTGTTAGGGCCGGCGCCCATTATCGGCATCGGTACGACTGAGGATTTTAGATGGCAAATAGCAATATACTATAACATAATGGCAATAAAGTAGAATTTTCCGTGATATGTGGtcgtaataacaaaaataCCGCTTGGGTATGCTTGAGGCTGCTGTATCGGCTGACTTGAGAATGCTTCGGGATGCTTCGGCATCCTTCGGTACGCCGCCGGCGCAGAGGCAACACTCGAGGGATAGCTTACCCTGCGGGGCGTGGGGAGGCATCAGCCATTTGACTCACACAACTCAATCGAGGTAACCGCTGTGTGTACATCCTCAAGGACGCCTCGTCATCCCTAAGAACGTTGCAGCATGACAAAGCATAATTGCCGATAGTGTGCGCTTGCATGTAGGATGCCGAAGGATCCTTTTCCTCGCCGATGCCGATAATGGGCGCCGGGCCTTAGGGGTTATGGGACATAACCACATCTTCGCCAGTTTTCCATCTGGTGTTGCCCCGAAATATTGTAAGGTAATTTT contains the following coding sequences:
- the LOC105398563 gene encoding putative serine protease K12H4.7 produces the protein MFLRIFVLCLVVGLVYSSRQFRLGRSRDGNLGSPGDYAGEKLPEERWMEQKLDHFSPTDLRTWKQRYFINDTFFDYENPGPIFIMIGGEGPLDARWMVKGAWIEYAQKFKAMCLSLEHRYYGKSHPTEDLSTKNLQYLSSHQALADLANFISTKTNDFKLVKEVKWIAFGGSYPGSLAAWLRMKYPHLVHGAISSSGPLLAKLNFMEYFQVVVHALSEKTQSDECVNQVKAAHKQVATLFKSNPTIIEKEFRVCKPFSQASDKDKRNFFNAIADDFAGLVQYNEDNRIGANETYKNLTINTVCQMLTADGGRPAYKKLAAFHSIMLDKTKEPCLDYSYKSMIDEMSNTRWSNDSGRQWFYQTCTEFGFYQTSSADVAEVFGNQFTLDFFTQQCQDVFGPKFNENFIEDATVFTNTDYGALDIDASRVVYVHGTVDPWHALGITKTRDQYAPAILIKGTAHCANMYPSSDSDLLELKRARLDIQQFISVWLDMP